Within the Arachis duranensis cultivar V14167 chromosome 10, aradu.V14167.gnm2.J7QH, whole genome shotgun sequence genome, the region AAAGGTCTAGCGTAGCGCGTAGCATGGTACATGAGGACAATACAGGGCACATGCTCATGGAATATTGATATGGAATTGGAATGGATCTCACGCTCCTTTTACTCTCTTTATTCTGATCAACACGTTTATCCCCTTAGACCTTCAAAACTCTTCACCTCACACCCACCCCACtaaccatctatatatatatctcAATCACAAAGGTTTTCTCGTCAACTATGTTGAAACCCACCGAGTTTAATTACTTTATACACACATTAAactaaacacacacacactgcTACTACTATCCTATGAAGAATTCGAAGCAGCTTGCTAACATGGCTGGGGATGAAGGTGGTGATGCAcctaataataatcataatcacacttcattatctaataattgtgatgatgataacaataataacaagaaGGTGTACAAAGGGGTGAGGAAGAGAAAGTGGGGGAAATGGGTATCTGAAATTAGGCTTCCAAATAGCCGCGAACGCATTTGGCTTGGCTCTTATGATTCTCCTGAAAAAGCTGCGCGTGCATTCGACGCTGCCCTTTATTGTCTCCGAGGTTGTCGAGCCAATTTCAATTTCCCCGACACTCCTTTCAACTTGAGCACCAGCGCCGTTCATCATCATTCGCTTActcatcaagaaattcaagAGATTGCTGCTAGCTTTGCCCATTCTCAGGACCCACATCATGATGATCACCAACAAGAACAACCAAATAGCAATGACAATGATTCTTCATCAGTTGGATTGTTAGAATCCAAAGCTGATGCTGCTGTTGTATCTCAAGAGCAAGTGGACAACAACATGATGATGGATTGGACATTTTTGAAGGATTTGGGTGGTTCTTGTTCTGCTGATTGTGGGGGTGCTCTCTATTCTGATGATGAGTTGGACAGAATTGATCATCACTACTCGGGTGATGAATTGTTGTTCTCGGTACCAACTTTTCAGGATAATGTGGCTGATGATGACCCTTTTTTTAACCAATCATTCCTTTGGAATTGGAGCTTCTAATTCCTTTATTGTTccagtaaaaaatattagaccAACATTAGAATTTAGAGGAGTGTTCATCTTGAATAATACAAACAACcaccaattaaataaaaatacattatatttctaaattaatcatctaaattttaatattaaaataatcattcgTACAcctaataaaatgaacatccaatatatctattatttgtTGTGATAAGTGTGAAGTGGATATGAGGTGGATGACCATTTCTCTATGTTATTGAGAATATCAAGAGAGATTGTATAATTAATTGAGTTTGAAAAAGTGACCCtttgtatgtatataaatagGAATTTGCTCTGAAGGAGATACACACAGAATTAATAAAATCTCCTCTTTTTTCATATTGCTAaaactcttttctctctttctcccttTTATATACGCTACTATATATGAAATATTTTATACTGAGATATTAATTGTGGTAATATTAATACtagtgttttttatttatacttattttatattgattatatcTTCCTAAGTTACTTATTTATtctacaacacgttatcagcacgaatCTCTAACgaaattttaggaagacttcaggtaacaaatttttattatgtcgaaTCTCTTTCATCTTGAATATAATACTTTTGATATatctgaaaataattatttatcatggatactagatgttaaaatccatcttgattcaatggattttggagataccattaaagCTGGAAATAATACATCCCATAAGGATATAGCCAAAGCCATAATTTTCTTTTGTCGTCATATTGacgtatgattgaaaaataaatatcccacattaaaagatcatgcagatctgtggaaatgccttgaagaaaggtacaatcatcaaaagacggcgatacttcctcaagcccgatatgttagagaaaactttctcgaccttccattcctcgaatgtgctcctgcaacAGCAGTATCGAAaaaaaggatttaaaatttttttgagctaatttcttgctttcttgttactaaacgcaacaatgagttgctcttaagaaatcatgaagcgcgcccagctGGCACCGTCCCATTTCCTGAAGCAAATGCGGCAAATTAtaaccccagaagaggtaaatggtaagattttgataacaagaaaaattatggaaggaaaagaaattatgttcacaagaaaagatctcaccaaaagtgggataaagaaagaaacaatgggcaaagtatatcaattgaggataaatgcttccgttgtggtggaaagagtCATTGATCACGTACCTGTTGTACCTCAAggcacctagttgatctttatcaagcatccttgaaaaaggatgataaaggaaaggaaacaaattttgtttcaaatgatgaaaattccaccactcattataatgtatctaatttctttaaggattctgaaggaaatattgACTATTTGATCAATAATGGAATAGTTTGATATATGTATGCGTTTGTTAGGTATTCATTGTGAATAATTTTACTGTGCATGTacttctactcattttattattattatcatttctttttgaagaaaaatggcaaTGACATATTCTAAAGAtatttgccttgcggatagtaCGAGTTCGCACACTATCCTTAAAAGtactatatattttacccatcttgtgccaaaagaagaatatgttaatactattattgactcaggtaatgtgatagaaggctctggaagagctataattttgtttcccggaggaacaaaatttataataaataatgcactattatctaccaaatctctgaggaacttgttgagtttcaaagatattcgccgaaatggatattatattgaaacaatgaatgagggaaatcatgagtatttatgtatcacaactcatgatttaaataaaaatgttatattagaaaagttaccctcactTTTATCTGGattgtattataccaagattagtgcaattgaatcacatgccattgtaaaccagaagtttactagcccaaatgaattcataacttggcatgatagaATGGGTCATCtaggaacaaccatgatgaggagaattattgaaaactctcatggacattcactaaagaaccagaagattcttaaatctagtggattttgttgtgctgcatgttctcaggggaagttaattttaaggccatcaccagtaaagattggatttgagttccctgaattcctagaaaggattcaaggtgatatatgtggacctattcatccactatgtggatcttttagatattttatggtcctgatAGACGCATATTCGAGATGGTCatatgtgtgcttattatcttttcGCAACCTGGTGTTTgtgagattactggctcaaattattcgattaaaagcacaatttccaaaaaatccaatcaaagcaattcgtcttaataatgctggtgaatttattTCCCAAACTTTTTATGCTTATTGTATgtctaatggaataagtgttgaacatccagtagcttatgttcacacacaaaatgggttagcataATCACTTATTTagcgcctccaattaattgctagacccttgcttatgagaacaaatctcatAGCCTCGGtttggggcatgctattttacatgccgtagcacttattcgtttgaggccaacgagttaccatcggttctctcctatgcaattagcttttggccagcagccaatgTTTTCCATTTAAGGATATTTgagtgtgcgatatatgtttccattacaccacctaatcgcaccaaaatgggaccctaaagaaaattgggaatatatgttggatatgattctccctctataatGATGTATCTTGAAATACAAAccgagatgtatttaaagcccggtttacggattgtcattttgatgaatcaaaatttccaacattcgggggagagaataagcttcctgaaaaggaacttaattggaatgcatcattcTTGATGTATTTAGATCCttgatcagggcaatgtgaactagaagttcaaaagattatacatttgcaaagaatagcaaatgaattgcctgatgcatttttcgatacaaagaggataaccaagtcttatataccagcgaaaaatgccccaattagaattgatgtcccagttggacaaattgccaccgaagcaaatacacgccagaagcgtggcaggcctgttgggtccaaagacaaaaatcctcgaaagagaaaagaggtaaatactattcctgttgaaaaatacatagtaaagacacctgtagttgtccaaaattctgatataattttaacgccagaagacgttcaggtacctaaaAATTgcgaaaatgacgagatctcgataaattatgtctttacaagaAAGAAATGGAatcgaaataagacaattgtcaattaaatatttgcatataatgtggcattgaatatcatgcatgaaagtaaggatcttaagccaagatcagtcgaagaatatCGACAatggaatgattggccaaaatggaaagaagccatgaaggctaaattagactcacttgcaaaacgtgaagtctttgtacctgtagtccgtacacttgaagatgtaaaacctgttggataccgatgggtatttgtgagaaaacgaaatgagaaaaatgaagttgtgcgctacaaaacccgacttgtggcacaagatttttcacaaagacctgatatagattatgaagaaacgtattttcctgtagtggatgcgataacattgcattatttggtcagtttatctgcatatcataaactgtatatgcatttaatggatgtggtaacaaccTATTTATATGGCTTATTAGAttgggatatctatatgaaagtccctgaaggactaaagatatctaaaccatcaaGTGAATATTCgtaagggttatactcagttaaattgcaaagatctt harbors:
- the LOC107470640 gene encoding ethylene-responsive transcription factor ERF017-like, whose translation is MKNSKQLANMAGDEGGDAPNNNHNHTSLSNNCDDDNNNNKKVYKGVRKRKWGKWVSEIRLPNSRERIWLGSYDSPEKAARAFDAALYCLRGCRANFNFPDTPFNLSTSAVHHHSLTHQEIQEIAASFAHSQDPHHDDHQQEQPNSNDNDSSSVGLLESKADAAVVSQEQVDNNMMMDWTFLKDLGGSCSADCGGALYSDDELDRIDHHYSGDELLFSVPTFQDNVADDDPFFNQSFLWNWSF